In Oryza sativa Japonica Group chromosome 3, ASM3414082v1, one DNA window encodes the following:
- the LOC112938260 gene encoding ATP synthase subunit beta, chloroplastic, protein MYACNPGTLWGPVDTSATFPIHRSAPAFIELDTKLSIFETGIKVVDLLAPYRRGGKIGLFGGAGVGKTVLIMELINNIAKAHGGVSVFGGVGERTREGNDLYMEMKESGVINEKNLEESKVALVYGQMNEPPGARMRVGLTALTMAEYFRDVNKQDVLLFIDNIFRFVQAGSEVSALLGRMPSAVGYQPTLSTEMGSLQERITSTKKGSITSIQAVYVPADDLTDPAPATTFAHLDATTVLSRGLASKGIYPAVDPLDSTSTMLQPRIVGNEHYETAQRVKQTLQRYKELQDIIAILGLDELSEEDRLTVARARKIERFLSQPFFVAEVFTGSPGKYVGLAETIRGFQLILSGELDGLPEQAFYLVGNIDEASTKAINLEEENKLKK, encoded by the exons ATGTATGCATGCAATCCGGGAACACTTTGGG GTCCTGTAGATACTAGTGCAACATTCCCTATTCATAGATCCGCGCCCGCCTTTATCGAGTTAGATACGAAATTATCCATCTTTGAAACTGGTATTAAGGTGGTCGATCTTTTAGCTCCTTATCGGCGTGGAGGAAAAATCGGACTATTTGGGGGAGCTGGAGTAGGTAAAACAGTACTCATCATGGAATTAATCAACAATATTGCTAAAGCTCACGGGGGCGTATCCGTATTTGGCGGAGTAGGGGAACGGACTCGTGAAGGAAATGATCTTTATATGGAAATGAAGGAATCTGGAGTAATTAATGAAAAAAATCTTGAGGAATCAAAGGTAGCTCTAGTCTATGGCCAAATGAATGAACCGCCAGGAGCTCGTATGAGAGTTGGTTTGACTGCCCTAACTATGGCAGAATATTTCCGAGATGTTAATAAGCAAGACGTGCTTCTATTCATCGATAATATCTTTCGTTTTGTTCAAGCAGGATCGGAGGTATCTGCCTTATTAGGGAGAATGCCCTCTGCAGTGGGTTATCAACCTACTCTTAGTACAGAAATGGGTTCTTTGCAAGAAAGAATTACTTCTACTAAAAAGGGATCTATAACTTCGATCCAAGCGGTTTATGTACCTGCGGACGATTTGACCGACCCTGCTCCTGCTACAACATTTGCACATTTGGATGCTACTACCGTACTTTCCAGAGGATTAGCTTCCAAAGGGATTTATCCTGCAGTAGATCCTTTAGATTCAACCTCAACTATGTTACAACCTCGGATCGTTGGCAACGAACATTATGAAACTGCGCAAAGAGTTAAGCAAACTTTACAACGTTACAAAGAACTTCAGGACATTATCGCAATTCTTGGGTTGGATGAATTATCGGAGGAGGATCGTTTAACTGTAGCAAGAGCACGAAAAATTGAGCGCTTCTTATCACAACCGTTTTTTGTGGCAGAAGTTTTTACCGGTTCTCCGGGAAAGTATGTTGGTCTTGCAGAAACTATTAGGGGATTTCAACTAATCCTTTCCGGAGAATTAGACGGCCTACCCGAACAGGCTTTTTATTTGGTGGGTAACATCGATGAAGCTAGCACGAAAGCTATAAACTTAGAAGAGGAGAACAAATTGAAGAAATGA